The proteins below are encoded in one region of Salvelinus namaycush isolate Seneca chromosome 39, SaNama_1.0, whole genome shotgun sequence:
- the LOC120032388 gene encoding BTB/POZ domain-containing protein 3 has translation MAAELFPTKKLGPASSTNTAVQQYQEQNRNNNNTIHSCNWQGLYPTIRERNSVMFNNELMADVHFVVGPPGGTQQVPGHKYVLAVGSSVFHAMFYGELAEDKEEIRIPDVEPPSFLAMLKYIYCDEIDLCADTVLATLYAAKKYIVPHLARACVNFLETSLSAKNACVLLSQSCLFEEPDLMQRCWEVIDAQAELALRSEGFTDIDSVTLESILRRETLNAKEMVVFEAALSWAEAECQRQDLTPTIENKRLALGKAIYLIRIPTMTLDDFANGAAQSGVLTLNETNDIFLWYTAAKKPELLFASKSRKGLAPQRCHRFQSCAYRSNQWRYRGRCDSIQFAVDKRVFIAGFGLYGSSCGSAEYSAKIELKRQGVPLGQSLIKYFSDGSSSTFPVWFEYPVQIEPDTFYTASVVLDGNELSYFGQEGMTEVQCGKVTFQFQCSSDSTNGTGVQGGQIPELIFYA, from the exons ATGGCTGCAGAGCTCTTTCCCACCAAGAAGCTGGGCCCAGCATCCTCAACCAACACAGCTGTGCAGCAATACCAGGAGCAGAACCGGAATAACAACAACACCATTCACAGCTGCAACTGGCAAGGGCTCTATCCTACCATCCGAGAGAG GAATTCAGTCATGTTCAACAATGAGTTGATGGCAGATGTTCACTTTGTCGTTGGCCCCCCAGGAGGGACTCAGCAAGTACCTGGGCACAAG TATGTGCTGGCTGTGGGGAGTTCTGTGTTCCACGCCATGTTTTATGGTGAACTGGCAGAGGACAAGGAAGAGATCCGTATCCCTGATGTGGAGCCTCCCTCGTTCCTAGCCATGCTGAA GTACATCTACTGCGATGAGATCGACCTGTGTGCCGACACGGTCCTGGCTACGCTCTACGCCGCCAAGAAGTACATTGTGCCCCACCTGGCTCGGGCCTGCGTCAACTTCCTGGAGACGAGCCTGAGCGCCAAGAACGCTTGTGTGCTGCTATCCCAGAGCTGCCTGTTTGAGGAACCCGACCTAATGCAGCGCTGCTGGGAGGTGATCGACGCCCAAGCCGAGCTGGCGCTGCGCTCCGAGGGCTTCACAGACATCGACTCGGTGACTCTGGAGAGTATCCTGCGCCGCGAGACGCTCAACGCCAAGGAGATGGTGGTGTTCGAGGCGGCATTGAGCTGGGCCGAGGCCGAATGCCAGCGCCAGGACCTGACGCCCACCATTGAGAACAAAAGGCTGGCGCTGGGCAAGGCCATCTACCTGATCCGCATCCCCACCATGACGTTGGATGACTTCGCCAACGGTGCGGCACAGTCGGGTGTGCTGACGCTCAACGAGACCAATGACATCTTCCTGTGGTACACGGCCGCCAAGAAGCCTGAGCTGCTGTTCGCCAGCAAGTCGCGCAAGGGCCTGGCGCCACAGCGTTGCCACCGCTTCCAGTCGTGCGCCTACCGGAGCAACCAGTGGCGCTACCGGGGCCGTTGCGACAGCATCCAGTTCGCCGTGGACAAGCGAGTGTTCATCGCCGGCTTCGGCCTGTACGGCTCCAGCTGTGGCTCAGCAGAGTACAGCGCCAAGATTGAACTCAAGAGGCAGGGCGTGCCGCTGGGCCAGAGCCTCATCAAGTACTTTTCGGATGGCTCCAGCAGCACATTCCCAGTGTGGTTTGAATACCCTGTGCAGATCGAGCCCGACACATTCTACACGGCCAGCGTAGTGCTGGACGGCAACGAGCTCAGCTACTTTGGCCAGGAGGGCATGACTGAGGTGCAGTGTGGCAAGGTCACCTTCCAGTTCCAGTGCTCTTCAGACAGCACCAACGGTACAGGTGTGCAGGGGGGGCAAATCCCTGAGCTCATCTTTTACGCTTGA